Proteins encoded in a region of the Veillonella parvula genome:
- a CDS encoding LysE/ArgO family amino acid transporter, translated as MYFLQGLLVGLATFAPVGMQNLFIINTALVQPVRRIILTLIILAFFDMSLSAAAFYGIGTVLEMWPLTKLIVLIFGGLLIVYMGFNIFKTQPDIRNVDTHIPIRKIIVSAIAVSWGNPQAILDATMMLGAFQANIPKENIYHFFSGFLVMTPIWFGSLATTMHLLAKKIKITHMAWINRFCGSVLVIYGIKLCIDGLMMLKDFL; from the coding sequence ATGTACTTCTTACAAGGACTTCTTGTCGGCCTCGCTACGTTTGCCCCTGTTGGCATGCAAAACCTCTTCATTATTAATACGGCCTTGGTGCAACCTGTTCGCCGTATTATATTGACGCTGATCATACTAGCGTTTTTTGACATGAGTTTAAGTGCTGCCGCCTTCTATGGTATTGGTACCGTTCTTGAAATGTGGCCACTCACAAAACTTATAGTTCTCATCTTTGGGGGACTCCTCATTGTATATATGGGTTTTAATATATTTAAAACTCAACCAGACATACGCAACGTAGACACGCATATTCCAATTAGGAAAATTATCGTCTCAGCCATCGCTGTATCATGGGGCAATCCACAAGCCATTCTAGATGCGACAATGATGCTCGGTGCTTTTCAGGCTAATATTCCAAAAGAAAACATCTACCACTTCTTCTCTGGTTTCTTGGTAATGACACCTATTTGGTTTGGATCTCTAGCTACCACAATGCATCTTCTAGCTAAAAAAATTAAGATTACTCATATGGCATGGATTAACCGTTTCTGTGGTTCGGTTCTCGTCATTTACGGTATCAAGCTATGTATTGATGGCCTCATGATGTTAAAAGACTTTTTGTAA